A genomic stretch from Candidatus Thiothrix anitrata includes:
- a CDS encoding replication protein: MSLARDLIDAALAADLTQNELRVFLALFRQTLCYGKTADPLNMKRLATLTAIRKDRLAPAIAGVTDKGLFAAQPHPAFEFEYRIPADFLAAYPDGFFVPALPKNGEAFRFSGETSEKWEHTSIYLTSSNLTPTTTPPPEIPPTDASRRGDLSVNSEAQALPYPASFGKQGRKSAARILDGLTPDNARDCLLLLSSAMDAGKVKSPLGYLHQLAQAARGGTLDCSALQAHQQAAQNRTDTERTAQLRALLDDIRGLDALFAHAGMPMDAITAAKRAVLIAEYNAIRQAVQA; this comes from the coding sequence ATGAGCCTTGCCCGTGATTTGATTGATGCAGCATTGGCAGCGGATTTGACGCAAAACGAATTGCGCGTCTTCCTTGCCCTGTTCCGCCAAACGCTATGCTACGGCAAAACCGCCGACCCTTTGAACATGAAGCGATTGGCAACCCTAACCGCCATCCGTAAAGATCGGCTTGCCCCGGCGATTGCTGGCGTAACCGACAAAGGTTTGTTTGCGGCGCAACCTCACCCCGCGTTTGAGTTTGAATACCGCATCCCGGCGGATTTTCTCGCAGCGTACCCCGATGGTTTTTTTGTGCCTGCCCTTCCAAAAAACGGGGAGGCTTTCCGTTTTTCGGGCGAAACTTCCGAAAAATGGGAACATACATCTATATACCTTACTTCCTCTAACCTTACCCCTACCACTACCCCGCCGCCGGAAATTCCCCCAACGGATGCTAGTCGCCGTGGTGATTTGTCAGTCAACAGCGAAGCGCAAGCCTTGCCCTATCCTGCCAGTTTTGGCAAGCAAGGGCGCAAATCCGCCGCCCGCATTCTCGACGGTTTGACCCCGGACAATGCCCGCGATTGCCTGCTGTTGCTTTCCAGTGCGATGGATGCAGGAAAAGTAAAATCCCCCTTGGGCTATTTGCACCAACTCGCACAAGCCGCCCGTGGCGGTACGCTGGATTGCAGCGCATTACAGGCACACCAGCAAGCCGCGCAAAACCGTACCGATACCGAGCGCACCGCCCAATTACGCGCCTTGCTGGATGATATACGCGGGCTGGATGCACTGTTTGCCCATGCGGGAATGCCAATGGATGCCATCACCGCAGCCAAACGCGCCGTATTGATTGCCGAATACAACGCCATCCGGCAGGCGGTGCAAGCATGA
- a CDS encoding helix-turn-helix transcriptional regulator, whose translation MKTHTPAPQLPNTGYSRWQQLAPFMPFSRETWRLLVKAGKAPQPTYLSKRCKIYPNAEVHRWFADPNNYRTQRQGGEA comes from the coding sequence ATGAAAACCCATACACCCGCCCCCCAATTGCCCAACACAGGCTATTCACGCTGGCAACAACTTGCCCCATTCATGCCCTTTTCACGCGAAACATGGCGGTTATTGGTCAAAGCAGGCAAAGCCCCCCAGCCGACTTACCTTAGCAAACGCTGCAAAATCTACCCGAATGCGGAAGTGCATCGCTGGTTTGCTGACCCCAACAATTACCGCACCCAACGGCAAGGGGGTGAAGCATGA
- a CDS encoding eL24 family ribosomal protein, with protein MNTEIEIRKKIEWHLAKIADLKRHLAYIDGLLATSKWLTFLLFLAFTLSLYLGDILHLQTLITSFMGSAPGFSFYLIICLMLAYVLAGIKHAAYSHMAMFGRVLAIVAVVVSMGLLAEVFQSSGNQDTKARVVMENSAEFKAAVNANPLAGLNLSGNTGNLTRLQGELAEAQSYLKSCKKTCHIQQAKVDKLNAQIAAEQAVNADHASNLATLTQTALQAQTERIRHIEEKGYNPTIRSIASITGLQIATAIVLVMLFISAQFETLHYWLSEMKARALMALDGVQAALVRLEVEYFQATGLEFDGSAHADLEPINRPAPRSRQEDKTDFGFIPQTASMAHSSVTPALFKWQQQPAHDKPRNGLGFIGFVDPDKPKSLHGHVLHGHVAPEPIAETIVLTSPNAREGQEDKESICPQCGARFRKVNKQHRFCCSTCRDSWHNQQQPQRLRYQGIRKQRQ; from the coding sequence ATGAATACTGAAATCGAAATCCGCAAAAAGATTGAATGGCATCTGGCGAAGATTGCCGACCTGAAAAGGCATCTGGCTTACATTGATGGCTTGCTGGCAACATCCAAATGGTTAACCTTCCTGCTGTTCCTGGCGTTCACCTTATCGCTGTATTTGGGCGATATTCTGCACCTGCAAACGCTGATTACCAGCTTTATGGGCAGCGCACCGGGCTTTAGCTTTTACCTGATCATTTGCCTGATGCTGGCGTATGTATTGGCAGGTATCAAACACGCGGCATACTCGCACATGGCAATGTTTGGGCGCGTGTTGGCAATTGTTGCCGTGGTGGTATCAATGGGCTTGCTGGCGGAAGTGTTTCAATCCAGTGGCAATCAGGATACCAAAGCGCGGGTAGTGATGGAAAACAGCGCGGAATTCAAAGCCGCCGTGAATGCCAATCCATTGGCGGGTTTGAATCTATCGGGCAATACCGGCAATTTAACCCGCTTGCAAGGCGAACTTGCCGAAGCGCAAAGCTACCTGAAAAGTTGCAAGAAAACCTGCCATATCCAGCAAGCCAAAGTGGATAAGCTGAATGCACAGATTGCCGCAGAACAAGCCGTGAATGCCGACCATGCCAGCAATCTTGCCACCCTCACCCAGACGGCACTGCAAGCGCAAACCGAGCGTATCCGGCACATTGAGGAAAAGGGTTATAACCCTACGATCCGCAGCATTGCCAGCATTACGGGTTTGCAGATTGCCACCGCTATTGTGTTGGTGATGCTGTTCATTTCCGCACAGTTTGAAACCTTGCATTACTGGCTATCGGAAATGAAAGCGCGGGCATTGATGGCTTTGGATGGCGTACAAGCCGCGTTGGTGCGTTTGGAGGTGGAATACTTTCAGGCAACCGGGCTGGAATTTGACGGCAGCGCACATGCAGATTTAGAGCCGATTAACCGACCTGCCCCACGGTCACGGCAGGAAGACAAAACGGACTTTGGTTTCATCCCGCAAACTGCAAGCATGGCGCACAGTAGCGTTACGCCTGCCCTGTTCAAATGGCAGCAACAACCCGCACATGACAAACCCCGCAACGGTTTAGGCTTCATCGGCTTTGTTGACCCCGATAAACCAAAATCCCTACATGGGCATGTATTACATGGGCATGTAGCACCAGAACCAATAGCGGAAACCATTGTGTTGACTAGCCCGAATGCGCGGGAAGGGCAGGAAGACAAGGAAAGCATTTGCCCGCAATGCGGCGCACGTTTCCGCAAGGTCAACAAGCAACACCGTTTCTGTTGTTCTACATGCCGCGATAGCTGGCACAACCAACAACAACCACAGCGGTTACGTTATCAAGGTATCCGCAAGCAACGGCAGTGA
- a CDS encoding recombinase family protein, with product MAIVGYARVSSVDQDHTTQVERLQAAGCKRVFSEKKSGTSKQGRDALDECLQWMREGDTLAVTKIDRLARSARDLHNMVHELEEREISLMVLDQAIDTRTPTGKAFLGMLAIFAEFETNIRKERQSEGIAKAKAEGVYTGRKPTAKAKKAQIEALLAQGMSKPKVAKELGICVASVYNALKEA from the coding sequence ATGGCTATCGTTGGTTATGCAAGGGTATCGAGTGTTGATCAAGACCACACCACTCAAGTGGAGCGGTTACAGGCGGCAGGTTGCAAACGGGTATTCAGCGAAAAGAAAAGCGGTACAAGCAAGCAAGGGCGTGATGCGTTGGATGAATGCCTGCAATGGATGCGCGAAGGCGATACACTGGCAGTCACGAAAATTGACCGTCTGGCACGTTCCGCCCGTGACCTGCATAATATGGTGCATGAACTGGAAGAACGCGAAATTTCCTTGATGGTGCTGGATCAGGCGATTGATACCCGCACACCCACGGGTAAAGCCTTTTTGGGTATGCTGGCAATCTTCGCAGAATTTGAAACCAACATCCGCAAGGAACGGCAATCAGAAGGCATTGCGAAAGCGAAAGCCGAAGGCGTTTATACTGGACGCAAGCCAACCGCCAAAGCGAAGAAAGCGCAAATAGAAGCATTGTTGGCGCAAGGCATGAGCAAGCCCAAGGTTGCCAAAGAGCTAGGCATCTGTGTGGCAAGCGTCTACAACGCACTGAAAGAGGCATAG